In Erythrobacter sp. KY5, the DNA window ACCGAATTGATCCCGACCATGACGCCCACGCCGAGCGAGGTAAGCGCGACCGAAATCGGGAAGATGAAAGAGATCGCCGCGAGCGCGTCTGACCCCAGCTGTCCGATGAAGTATGCATCGACGAGACCAATCGACATGATGGCTGCGACGCCGATGATTGCGGGCAGGGTCTGTCCGACAAGGTGGCCGGTGATGCTGCCTTGCGTGAGCTTCGCGCTCGCGGATTGTTCCGCTGTTTTATCCGTGTCGCTCATCGCTGATCAGCGCCTAGCCGCGCGCAGGGGCTGGCGCAAAGTGAAATCCTTGTGCTTGGGCGAATTGGCGTGCGATAAGAGAAGCCAAAGTTCAGACATGGAGAGACATCAGATCATGGCGACCCAGCTCAAGCCCGACAACAGCCTCGAAGGGAAGGTCAGCAAGGAAGAGTGGCAGGCGCGGCTCGATCTTGCGGCGTGTTACCGGATTTTCGACCACCTTGGCTGGGGGGAATCGATCTATAATCACATCTCTCTTAAGGTTCCGGGTGAAAAGGACACGTTCCTCATCAACCCGTTCGGGCTGCTCTATGATGAAGTGACCGCCTCGAACCTCGTCAAGATCGACGTAGAGGGGAATAATGTCGGCGGATCGCCTTACATGGTGAACAAGGCTGGCTTCACTCAGCACGGCTACTTCCACAAGCATCTCGGCAGCCGTGCCGACGCGATCTGCCATGTCCACACGACCGCGACCATGTCGGTGTGCAGCCACAAGGATGGCTTGCTCCCGATCAGCTTTTACGCCTGCAATTTTCAGGATCAGATCGGCTATCACGACTTCGAGGGCGTGACCGTTCGCGCCGAGGAAGGCGAGCGGCTGGTGCGCAACCTTGGCAATCACTCGATCCTGATGCTGCGCAATCACGGCCCGGTAGTCATGGACGGCACGATCCAGGGCATGTTCGTCAAGATGTGGGCGCTTCAGCGTGCTTGCGAGATTCAGATCGCGACGCTGTCCCAAGGTGAGCCGCGCATAGTGCCTCAGGAAGTGATCGACGTGCACCAGCGTGACCTGTCCGTCATGGCGAGCCAGGGCGGCGCGGGCGTGTTCGATTTCGAAGCGTGGAAACGCCGGATCGACAAGATCGACGACAGCTGGCGCAACTGATTTTACCGAGAGATAGGGCCAGCGCATGCCGCGCATGACCGTTAACGACCGGCCGGTCGAGTTCGACCTCGATGCCAATATGCCGCTGCTTTACGCGCTGCGTGAGGCGCTGAACCTCACCGGCACCAAGGCGGGCGGTGGCGGCAATTGCGATTGCGGCGCGTGCATGGTGCTGGTCGATGGCGCGGCGCTGCGGTCGTGCAGGATCACTCTGGCAGAGGCAGAGGGGCGCTTCATCACCACGATCGAAGGCGTGTCGCGCGACCGTTCGCATCCGGTGCAGCAGGCGATGGTGGCCGAACAGGCGGTCCAGTGCGGCTATTGCACGCCGGGTATCGTGATCGCGGCGGCTGCGCTCCTTCAACGCAATCCCGTGCCCTCGCGTGCCGAGATCGAGGACGCGATCCAGAACATGTGCCGCTGCGGCGTCTATCCGCGGTTGGTGAGCGCGATCCAGCGGGCAGGGCGTGTGGCCCAGCGCGGCGAGAGCATTGGCGCAGCGCCCGCTCCCGGCATTGCGCCCGAAGACGCCGCCGCGATGGTGCCTGCGCTGCGAACGTCCTCGGATGCCGAAGCACCCGAGGACTGATTTCGCCTAGAAACGCCCGTTGATCGCAAAGCGCGCATTGAGCGGCGCGCCGACACTCGCCTGATGGGTCGAGTGCGAGTTCGGGAAGTACAGCGTGTCGGTCAGGTTCTCGACATTGACCTGAATGCGCCAGTTCTCGCTCACATCGTAAAAGGCCGACGCGTCGATGCGCGTGTAGCTCGGCAGGATCGCGCTGTTCGAATTGTTGATGAAGCTTTCGTCCTGGTGGGTCAGGCCAACGCCGATGCCGAAGCGGTCGGTCACGGTGATGGAGTTCCAGATCGAGAACATGTTTTCAGGCAATTCGCGCGGGCGAAGGCCGGTGGGGCCGGTCTGATCGACCTGCTCGCCGTCGAGATAGCTGTAGCCTGCCGAAACCTGCCAGCCGGGCATGACTTCGCCCTGAAGCTGGAACTCGAAGCCGGAGATAGTCGAATCGACCACAACCAGAAGCGCCGGGTCGGTGTCGTCGACTTCGGGCGTGCTCTGCTCGATCTCGAATATGGCGGCCGTCAGGCTGAGCCGGTCGAGGATGTCCCACTTCACCCCGGCTTCAAGGTTTGTGAACTGATCGGGATCGAGCGCCGCAGCATTGCCGCCGAGGTCCGCGAATTGCTCGCCCGAACGCGGCAGGAAGCTTTCCGAATAGCTCGCATAGATCGAGATGTTTTCCTGCGGCTTGATGATGAGGCCGCCGCGCGGTGAGAATTCCTCGTCCTTGCGGCTCTGAACCGCGCCGCCATTGGCAAGGTCGACCACCGTCAGGTCGAAGCTGTCGAAGCGCCCGCCGACCACGAGGTTGAGCCATTCGGTCAGCTCGATCTCGTCCTGAATGAAGAGCGAGAAGACCTCAAGGTCGCCGTCGGTGAAATCGTTGAGGTCGCTGAACGCAACCGTCGTGACCTGACCCGAAGCGTTGACGCCGACCCCGCCGCGAAGGGCCAGCGGGCGCTGGACCGCGAAGATTTCGTTGTCGTCATTGGTCTGGTCCCAGACCGGGTTGAAGCGATCATTGACCGATTGCGTATTGATATATTCCGCGCCGATCAGGAGCGTGTGGCCGACACTGCCGGTTTCGAACTCACCCACGAGGTTGCCCGACAGGATCAGATTTTCGCGCGTCGTCGTGTCGACATAGCCATCGGTAGTGACCTCGCCGGGCGTGTTCGCCTGGTCATATCGCTCGGCATAGAAGTTGGAATAGAGCTTGTCGTAGTCGCCATAGAACGCGCTGACGACGCCCTTCCAGTTGTCTGAGAAATTGTGCTGGAGATTGGCACGCAAGAGATGCGCCTCGAGCTCATGGAAATTGAGTTCGGGATCGCCGAAGACGATTTCCTCGAATGCTTCGACCGGGCGGCCATCGGTGCCCGTCACGATACCGCGATCGATGAAGCGGTCGTGGTTCGCATATTCGTATGCAAGGTCGAGCGTGGTGTCTTCGCCCAGCGCGATGCGCGCGGTCGGGTTGATGCCGATGCGCTCACCGTCATAGAAATCGCGGTGGTTGTTCAGGCTTTCGTACGAAGCGTTGAGCCGGAAGGCGAAGGTTTCGGACGAGGACAGGTTGATGTCGCCCTGAACGCTGAACTCGCCGAATGTATCGACCGCAACCTGACCGCCTGCAAAGTTCGCGCCAAGCTCGCCCTTCTTGGTCACGCGGTTGAGCACGCCGCCCGTACCGCCGCGCCCGAACAGCAGGGCGTTGGGGCCGCGCAGGATCTCGACCTGCTGAAGATTGTAGAGCCCGCGATAATACTGAACGTCGTCGCGAATACCGTCGATGAAGAAGTCGGCGGTCGAACGAACGCCGCGGAAGACGATGGCATCGCGGTGGCCTTCGCCCTGCGATGTGTTCACGCCGGGCGTGTAGTCGATGATCTGGCCGATGCTGGTCCAGCCACGTTCTGTGATCTGTTCTTCGGTCGTGATCGTGAGGCTTTGCGGGACGTCGATGATCGGGGTCGGTGTCTTGACCGATGCAACGACGCTCGACTGAAGAACGTCGCCGGTCACCAGAATATCCTCGCCCTGCGTCTCAAGGATCGGTCCGTTATCGGACAGCAGGTCGGTGTTCTGGGGAGCTGTATCTTCGGCAGCAGCCGGGAAAGCAATCGCAGCGCTCGAAAGGAGGAGCGCGGCGCGTGAAAGTGTACGGTTCATCATGTCCCTTCCGATTGACATGGGCGCGCTATTGAAAACTATTCTCATATTCAACCGCTAAAATGAGAATCGCTCTCAAAGCGCGCCCGGACCTGTCAAATGCCGGATCTGTGTGGCAAATCAGCCACCCGAGCGGGCGGTGCCTGCCTCGATCAGGGCAACGGCCTGGGCGGCCGCGTCGTCCGAATCGGTCTCGCCCTTCTTGATCGCGTCGGCGAGTTCGAGCAGCTTTGCCGCGATCTCGGTGCCGTACTGTGCCTGTTGCGCGATGCGGATGCCGCCGTTTGATTCGGCAACCTCGTCCCATTCGGCGCGCACCGCCTCCCAGTAATCCGCGGTCTGCTCCCAATAGGCTTCAGCGGCTGCGACATTGTAATCGTCGAAGCGTTCGTAAGTGTTGAGCACATATTCCTGAACGACCGGGACCAGCTCGCCGCTACCGGTTTCGGCAGGCATCATCTTGGTGTTGTCCTGCCAGTGGATCCAGCCGGTGGGGGTGATCTGGTGACGGTTGATCCCGACATAACGGTCGTAAATGGGGTCGCGCACAGCGTCGCGCCGGGCGAGCGGGCGGGTGGTCCAGTTCGAGCGCCAGCGCTTCACGCCATGGGTGGTTTCCCACTGGCCCCAACCGGCATAGCGCGGGCTGTCATCGACCTGCCAGACGGTCTGCGACCAGCGGCCAGCGCGCATCGCTTCGGGAACCGCGGTCATCTGCCACGTATCGCCGCCTTCATAGGTGAGGATGGCCTCAGGCTCGTACTGCCAATCCTGACGCCAGTGCTTGACGACGTAAGGGTTCTCTTCATCACCCACGACAAGAAGGTGCTGGAGCACGATCTTGGTCCCCGTATCCTCGATCACGCGCACGCTTTCATAGCCGCCCGACAGCTTTGGCTCGAGCGGGTCGTACCCTTCCATCCAGGCGGTGGATTCGCGCATGTCGAAAGTGACCTTGAAGTCGCCTGCCATGGACAGGATCGTTTCGCGGTCGGCCTGAAATGCGGCCTGTTCGGCGGCCGCACTGAGCTCGATCGGGTCGTCGGCGAGCGCTGGGGCTGGGGCGGCGGCGAATGCCAAGCTGGCAAGGCCAGCAAGCAGGGTGGTCTTGGCAAGTTTCATCATGGGTAATCTCCCTTTCAACGTCAGAATTGGAGGCTCGCCGAAACGCTCACATTGCGTCCCGGACGGGTGAAGGCACCGGCGATGCCGCGATCCTCGACGCGCAGGCCGCGCACGTCGGACCACACGGCGTATCGTTCATCGAAGAGGTTGAAGATCCCGGCGCGCAGTTTCAGCGCCTCGGTCACTGCGACGAAAGCGGTGAGGTCGAACACGGTCGAGGCTTCGGGGCGGATGAAGAGGTCGGTTCCGTCGGCGGCGCGCTCGACGTCATCCGCGTCCTTGCGCGCGTTATGGGTGAGGATCAGCTCCGCTCCGAACCGGCCCTGCGCATCGCGATAACCAAGACCAGCGACAAGATTGTACGGATCAACCGTGTCGAGCGGGGTGCGGCTGCCGTCGGCATTGATTATGTCGCCATTGGCATAGGCGATGGCGAGGCGCGCATTGACGCCGCTATCTAGCTCCATCGATCCCTTGACTTCGAATCCGTCAATCTCGACCTCGGTGAAGTTGACGAACTGGAAGATCGCCGGGTCTTGCGGTGTGAAGGAACCGCCCACGATCTGCTGGTTGATGAAGTCGTCATAGTCGCCTTTGAAGCCGACCACTTCGAGGGCGAAGATGTCGCCTGTATAGCGGGCGCCCAGCTCCCAGCTCTCGCTGGTCTCAGGACCGAGATCGGGATTGGGAAGCGAGGTGTAGCCGCCTGCGAGAAATTCGAAGAAGTTGTTCACCTGGCTTGGCGTCGGGGCGAGGAAGCCTTGCGCGTAATTGGCGAAGATCAGGAAATCGTCCGCAAACTTGTAGGTCGCGCCGACTTTGGGTGAGAGGCGGCTGTCTGACTGGCCTTGCGGATTGAATGTCGTAAGCAGCGGGTCGTCGGTTGGATTGAGGTCGTAGAAGTCGAACCTCAGCGCCGGATACAGCGTGAGCGCACCGTCGCCAAAGGTGATCTCGTTGGCGATGAAAACGCCGCCAAGCGTGAAGTCGGTGACCGGAAAAGCGCGCGTCGGAAAACTTTCGCTGCGGCCGGGGAAGGTGCCATCGCGCAAGCCCTCCTGCCGGGTCCAGCTGACATCTCCGCCAAACGCGATGGTGTGCGACACGGCGCCGGTCGCAAAGCTGCTGCGCGCCTCGGCGTTGATGCCATAGACTTCGTTCTCGAATGTGTTGAGGCGCGTGCGATCGGGGGCGGGGATGAAACCGAAGGCGGTGCGGTCTTCCTCGGTGAACTGGCGGTCTTCGGCGTCCTGATAATAGGCTGCGAGGAAGGCGTATTCGATCAGGTCTTCCGGCTGCCCTTCAAAGGTCCAGTCCGCCGAAACGCGCGCGCGGCTGGTCGTGTCTTCGGCTTCCAGCCGATCGACGTTCCAGACGGGCGCGGGCCCGAACAGAAAAGCAGGACCAAACCCGGTCAGGGCGTTGGTGACAAGCTCGCTTTCAAGCCACTCGCCGGTCAGACGCAGGCGGTGTTCGCCATTGTCCCAGACAAGCTTGCCGAGCACTGCATTGGATTCGCCGTCCTGCGGATTGGGCAGCGTGCGCGATGGCCCGACGCCGCCGATCTCGCCCTGATTTTCGAGTTCGGAGAAATCGCGGCGGGTGTAAGCGATCATGCCCGACAGGTTGCCCGATTGCGCGGCGAGGGTGGCGCTCTGGGCGAATTCCTCGTCCTCGCTCGAAAATTGGGAGCGAACGAAGCCGCCCACGCTGTCAGCGCCAAGGATGTCGACCGGGTCCGAGGTGGTGAAGCTGACGGCACCTGCAAGCCCGTCGCTCCCGTAAAGCGCGGATGCGGGACCGCGCAGGATTTCGACCTGTTTGACGAGGCTCACATCGGAAAATCCGCCGCGCCCCGCGTCCTGTGCGCCAAAGCTGAAGCCCTGCGGTGAGCGAATGCCATCGACCTGGATCAGCACACGGTTGCCGCCGATACCGCGAATGACGAAGTCCTCGTTCCGTGCACGGCCGGTCGAACCGAGCGCTGCGCCAAAGCGGGCAGGCGCACGTCGTACGGTGACGCCGGGTTCGTAGCGCACGAGGTCGCGCACATCGGTGGCAAGTTCGTCTGCGATCTGTTCGTCGGTGATGATCGAGATGGTCGCCGGTGCCTCTTCCTGGACAACCGGGGTGCGGGTCGCGGTAACTGTGATAAGCCCATCATACCTCTCGGCTTCGGCGCTGCTTTCAGTGTCTTCGGCAAGTGCGGGAAAGGCGAGGCCGGCGCAGGAGAGGAGCAGGGCAGTGCGGGCGATTTTGCGTGTCATGGAGATCCTTCTTAGTCTCGATGCGAATCTGCTAATGACAATGACTCGCAAACGCAACAAAGAAGTTGAGAATTATTCGCAAAACGGGCCGACCAACACCCAGATCGGTAATTAAGGTGGCGAAGCGGGCGCGCATCGGTTAGCGGATCATGGACAATCGACCGGCAATCGACTGGCAACAGATTGGCCCGATCACGGCTTTGGCACAGCAAAGGATGGAACCATGAAAGCGACAATCTGGCACAACCCCAAATGCGGCACGTCGCGCAAAACGCTCGCGATCCTTGAGAATCTGAAGATGATCGACCTGACCGTCGTCGAATATCTGAAAGACCCGCCCACGCGGGAAAAGCTTGCGCAGCTCTATACCGATGCGGGGATCACACCCGCCGAGGGCCTGCGTATTCGCGGGACCGACGCAACCGAGCGCGGACTGCCTGACGCCGATGCCGACACGATCCTCGATGCGATGGTGGCCGATCCGATCCTTATCGAGCGCCCTTTGGTGGAAACCGAAAAAGGCGTCGCACTGTGCCGTCCGCAGGACAAGGTTCTGGATCTGCTGTGACGCGTCTCAGCGGCGCTCGGTGGTGAGATCCTCGTCAGCCTGAAGCCCGCGCCAGCCATGCGCTGCAACGGCAAGGCACAGGGCTATGATGAGGGCGAATGCGCCCCAGTCCGAATAACCGTAGAGCCACACCCCGAGCGCGGGCGCATAGATGTAGCTGAAGCCCGCAAGGCTTGCGACCACGCCCGATGCCTGCCCCTGCTCGGCGCGGGTCACGGCGAGCGATGTGCCTGCGGTCGTACCGGGCCTGAAAAGGCCAAATCCCAGCGACGCGATGGCATAACCAAGCGCGATCACGTGAAGCTGCGCTCCGGCAGCGAGAACCGCCGTGCCAAGAGCCGCGGTAAGCACACCTGCCAGGGTTGCAGAGCGTGGCCCCAGCTTAAAGCGCGGAATGATCCCCCATTGCGCAAGCAGCGATGCAATGGCTCCGGCCATCAGGACCAGCCCAACAGGCCCAGCACCTTCCGCAGGCGTGTCTCTCAACGACAGCCGGTCGAGCACCAGAAACCCGGTTATTCCAAGGATCATGGCCTGCGCGTGCCCGCCCAGCAATTGCGCCACGATCCATGCCCTGATGCGCGGATCGGTCCATTTGAGGCGCGGCGGCTCTGCGTCCGCCTCTCCGGTCACGACCCCCGTTACCGCTTCATCCTCCAGCTCTTCATCGCTGAGCGCTTCGCTTGGTCCTGAATAGCTGGTCGCCATTCCGCGCGCTGCGAATTGCGGCTGATCGTTGGGCAATTGAAGGTGGAGAAGAACGAGAACCACGATCCCGAGCAGAGCGAAGCCGATAAACGGCCCTGTAAGGCCAAGCCCCATCAACGGCAGCACCATCAGCGGGGCGAGCGCGGGGCCGATTACCGTGCCGAGGCCAAAGCTCGACGCGATCAGGGATAACGCGTTGGTCCGCTCCGCACGCGGGGTGCGCGAGGCGACGTAGGCCTGAACGGCTGGCGGAGCGGCGCTGCCAAACCCGCCATACAGGCTGCGCGCGGCGGCAAACAGGATCAGCGTCGCAAACGCTCCGAGCCAGCCTGCGAGCCCGGCCCACAGGACGAGCCCGCAAATCACCATGGATGCCACAAAGCCGACAAGGCCCAGCGACATCATCGACTTGCGTCCACGCCTGTCGGAACGCCGCGCCCAGATCGGCGCGCACACGACCCAAAGCAGCGCCGACCAGCTGAAGGCGAGGCTGATCCAGACGTCGCTCACTTCAAGGGCGGTGCCGATCGACGGCATGACCGATTGCATCGCCGTGTTGCCTGCCGCCGTCACCAGCATCACGGTAAAGAGCAGCGCCATCCGCCCATTCGAAATCGCACCCGAAGTCTGGGCGCTTTCGTTGCGATGGATCGAGTCGCGAGAGGGGTCGGCGTCGGCCATTGCAACCGCGCTAGGCCTGCATAAGGCCCGTTTCAATCACCAACTGACCGTTGGCCGCTCTCACGCAAAAAGAGCGCTTATTCGAAAGTCTCTGCGACGTTTTTGGCGCTGGGGCCTGAAAGCTGGCCGTACATCGCCACCGCGATTGCGCAGAGCATGACGCCGCTCACCATGCCAAGCATGCCGTTTGCGATACCCAGGATAAGCAGGCTCGTCGTGCCGCCTCCGAAGACGGCAGCGATCAGGCTGAATACGCCGGTCAAAAGCAGGCTGATGAGAACGAAGATCGCGCCAAGAACCACCCAGAAAATCAGGATCATCCACTGGCTCTTCCTGGTCAGGCGGAAGCTGCCGGCGATGCCTTTGAAAGGGTTGAGCGTCCCGCCAAGGACCAGTGTCGGCATGACGAGCGACATGCGCGCCATCAACCACAAGACGAACAGTATGACCGGAAAAATTCCGACAAGGCCGAGCGCCGGCACTCCTGCTGCCCCGACGATCAACGAGATGGGCAGAGCGATGAGAAAACCGCCAAGAACATAGAGCAGCATGAAGATGATGAGCACCACAAACAGGCTCGGCACAGTCTTCGCCCCTGTGCCAAGTGCCTGCCCGACAGTCGGGCGCGCGTCGCCCATCAGTGCGACCATGGCGCCATAGCCGGTGAGCTGCACGGCCAGGGAAAGGGCCCCGAAGCCGATCACCGGCCCAGCGATCTCGGCGAGCTTTTCTGCCAGCGCTTCGCGGTCTGCCGTGGGGTCGAGGAACATCTGTATATCGGGCACGAACAGATAGGTCGCGATAGAGGGGAGCAGCACGAACACTCCGGCGATAACCACGAGCAGTTGGAAATTGCTGCGAACAAGCTCAACTGCGCGAGCCCAGCAGGCATTCATGTCGAAATTCATAAGTCTTCCCCGCGCCCCAACATGAGCGATTGGCTCTTGATCTGGTCGGTCAATGCCTCCACCGGGAAGCTATGGCAAGCATCGCCCCCGATCTCCCGCGCGATATTTCCGCAGCCAGCATCGAATGGCAGCGTGAGAGCGCGCCCGTGGCGTACACGCACGCGCTTGAGGAGATGCAGGAGCGCAACGAGGCGATTGCGGCGGGCGAGGCGCGCGAGCTTGCGTGGCTGCTTGAGCATCCGCCGGTCTACACAGCCGGGACCAGCGCCGATCCGGCAGAGCTGACCGACCCACGCTTCGAGGTGGTCGAAGCCGGGCGCGGTGGGCGATATACCTATCACGGGCCGGGGCAGCGCGTGGGCTATCTGATGCTCGACCTGGGAAAACGCGGGAAGGACGTTCGCTGCTTCGTCCACGCGATCGAAGGCTGGGTGATCGACACGCTTTCGGATTTCGGCGTCGAAAGCTGGCGCGCGGAAGGGCGCGTTGGCATCTGGTGCACCGATATTGACGGGCGCGAGGCCAAGATCGGCGCAATCGGCGTTCGCGTGCGCCGCTGGGTGACGATGCACGGCTTCTCGGTCAATCTCGACCCGGACCTTTCGCATTTCAGCGGGATCGTGCCGTGCGGGATCGACGAATTCGGGGTCACCAGCCTCGCGCGACTTGGCAAAAGCGTAACTGCAAACCAATGGGACGAGGCGCTGATAGCGCGCGCCGACGGGTTCCTCGGCGCGTTGGAGGCCGCACGACAAAAGGCATGCCGCAAATGAAGTTCAAGACCTTAACCCTGCTCGCCATCCCGGTGATGATGCTCACTGCGTGCGAGGAGGAAACGCCACAGGTCGAAGCAAGCGAATCCAGCGGCGAGGCGGCGGGAGAGGTGCTCGGCGGGACGATCAGCGACGATATGCTTCCGCTCGAAACGCTGACTTCAACATCGCCCCCTGCCGAGCCCACGCGTAGCTCGACGACCACCACCGTTACTCAGGGCGAGGACGGTTCGACCACTGTCGAAACGACGACCGAGACCAGTTCGGGTGACAGCGATGCGCCGACCCCGGCGCCGCCGGTTCCACCAGCGACGCCGGAATAGGTCGGCGGATCAGGCTGCCGCTTCGGCGGCCTGCTCTTCTTCCATCGTCGGATAGTCGATGTAGCCTTCGGGGATCGGGAAGTACCAGCTTTTTGGCACGTCCTTGTTCGGGTTGAACGCCGCGCCTGCCGCGATGCGCTTTTCAAGGTCGGGGTTCGATATGTAGGGGCGGCCAAAGCTGATCGCGTCTGCGCGGCCGCTCGATACGTCGGCGTTGGCTTCTTCGGCTCCGTAATCCGAATTGAGGATCAGCGCGCCCGAATAGAGCGAACGGATCAGCGCATCCTGCTGGGGCACATCGGTCTGGCCAAATGTACCGTCCGGGCCGGGCTGGCGCAATTCGAGGAAGGCGAGGCCAAGCTCTTCGATCACTCTGGTCGCCGCGCCAAAGGTCGCGGGCGGATCGCTGTCGTCGGTTCCCTGGCTGTCGCCATTGGGAGACAGGCGGATACCGGTGCGATCCGCGCCCCAGACATCGACAATCGCTTCGAGCACTTCGCGCATGAACCGCGTGCGGTTTTCCGGGCTGCCGCCGTAATCGTCGTCGCGAAGGTTGGTCTTGTCGCGCAGGAACTGGTCGACGAGATAGCCATTCGCGCCGTGCAGCTGGACGGCGTCGAAACCGGCCTTCTTCGCGTTTTGGGCGGCGCGGCGATAATCGTCGATGGTGCGGTTGATGTCGTCCTGCGTCATCGCGCGGGCGGTGGCATATTCCTGCTTACCTACCGGAGTATGCGCTTCGCCGGGAGCTTTGGTCTCGCTCGCCGAGAAAGGACGTTCGCCGCCGAGGAAATGCGGGTGAACGATGCGGCCCATGTGCCATAGCTGCATGGCGATCAGGCCGCCTTCTTCGTGCACGCCTTCGACAATCGGCTTCCACGCCTCGACCTGCTCATCGCTCCAGATGCCCGGGGC includes these proteins:
- a CDS encoding class II aldolase/adducin family protein — translated: MATQLKPDNSLEGKVSKEEWQARLDLAACYRIFDHLGWGESIYNHISLKVPGEKDTFLINPFGLLYDEVTASNLVKIDVEGNNVGGSPYMVNKAGFTQHGYFHKHLGSRADAICHVHTTATMSVCSHKDGLLPISFYACNFQDQIGYHDFEGVTVRAEEGERLVRNLGNHSILMLRNHGPVVMDGTIQGMFVKMWALQRACEIQIATLSQGEPRIVPQEVIDVHQRDLSVMASQGGAGVFDFEAWKRRIDKIDDSWRN
- a CDS encoding (2Fe-2S)-binding protein, coding for MPRMTVNDRPVEFDLDANMPLLYALREALNLTGTKAGGGGNCDCGACMVLVDGAALRSCRITLAEAEGRFITTIEGVSRDRSHPVQQAMVAEQAVQCGYCTPGIVIAAAALLQRNPVPSRAEIEDAIQNMCRCGVYPRLVSAIQRAGRVAQRGESIGAAPAPGIAPEDAAAMVPALRTSSDAEAPED
- a CDS encoding TonB-dependent siderophore receptor, with protein sequence MNRTLSRAALLLSSAAIAFPAAAEDTAPQNTDLLSDNGPILETQGEDILVTGDVLQSSVVASVKTPTPIIDVPQSLTITTEEQITERGWTSIGQIIDYTPGVNTSQGEGHRDAIVFRGVRSTADFFIDGIRDDVQYYRGLYNLQQVEILRGPNALLFGRGGTGGVLNRVTKKGELGANFAGGQVAVDTFGEFSVQGDINLSSSETFAFRLNASYESLNNHRDFYDGERIGINPTARIALGEDTTLDLAYEYANHDRFIDRGIVTGTDGRPVEAFEEIVFGDPELNFHELEAHLLRANLQHNFSDNWKGVVSAFYGDYDKLYSNFYAERYDQANTPGEVTTDGYVDTTTRENLILSGNLVGEFETGSVGHTLLIGAEYINTQSVNDRFNPVWDQTNDDNEIFAVQRPLALRGGVGVNASGQVTTVAFSDLNDFTDGDLEVFSLFIQDEIELTEWLNLVVGGRFDSFDLTVVDLANGGAVQSRKDEEFSPRGGLIIKPQENISIYASYSESFLPRSGEQFADLGGNAAALDPDQFTNLEAGVKWDILDRLSLTAAIFEIEQSTPEVDDTDPALLVVVDSTISGFEFQLQGEVMPGWQVSAGYSYLDGEQVDQTGPTGLRPRELPENMFSIWNSITVTDRFGIGVGLTHQDESFINNSNSAILPSYTRIDASAFYDVSENWRIQVNVENLTDTLYFPNSHSTHQASVGAPLNARFAINGRF
- a CDS encoding DUF6607 family protein; the encoded protein is MMKLAKTTLLAGLASLAFAAAPAPALADDPIELSAAAEQAAFQADRETILSMAGDFKVTFDMRESTAWMEGYDPLEPKLSGGYESVRVIEDTGTKIVLQHLLVVGDEENPYVVKHWRQDWQYEPEAILTYEGGDTWQMTAVPEAMRAGRWSQTVWQVDDSPRYAGWGQWETTHGVKRWRSNWTTRPLARRDAVRDPIYDRYVGINRHQITPTGWIHWQDNTKMMPAETGSGELVPVVQEYVLNTYERFDDYNVAAAEAYWEQTADYWEAVRAEWDEVAESNGGIRIAQQAQYGTEIAAKLLELADAIKKGETDSDDAAAQAVALIEAGTARSGG
- a CDS encoding TonB-dependent hemoglobin/transferrin/lactoferrin family receptor encodes the protein MTRKIARTALLLSCAGLAFPALAEDTESSAEAERYDGLITVTATRTPVVQEEAPATISIITDEQIADELATDVRDLVRYEPGVTVRRAPARFGAALGSTGRARNEDFVIRGIGGNRVLIQVDGIRSPQGFSFGAQDAGRGGFSDVSLVKQVEILRGPASALYGSDGLAGAVSFTTSDPVDILGADSVGGFVRSQFSSEDEEFAQSATLAAQSGNLSGMIAYTRRDFSELENQGEIGGVGPSRTLPNPQDGESNAVLGKLVWDNGEHRLRLTGEWLESELVTNALTGFGPAFLFGPAPVWNVDRLEAEDTTSRARVSADWTFEGQPEDLIEYAFLAAYYQDAEDRQFTEEDRTAFGFIPAPDRTRLNTFENEVYGINAEARSSFATGAVSHTIAFGGDVSWTRQEGLRDGTFPGRSESFPTRAFPVTDFTLGGVFIANEITFGDGALTLYPALRFDFYDLNPTDDPLLTTFNPQGQSDSRLSPKVGATYKFADDFLIFANYAQGFLAPTPSQVNNFFEFLAGGYTSLPNPDLGPETSESWELGARYTGDIFALEVVGFKGDYDDFINQQIVGGSFTPQDPAIFQFVNFTEVEIDGFEVKGSMELDSGVNARLAIAYANGDIINADGSRTPLDTVDPYNLVAGLGYRDAQGRFGAELILTHNARKDADDVERAADGTDLFIRPEASTVFDLTAFVAVTEALKLRAGIFNLFDERYAVWSDVRGLRVEDRGIAGAFTRPGRNVSVSASLQF
- the arsC gene encoding arsenate reductase (glutaredoxin) (This arsenate reductase requires both glutathione and glutaredoxin to convert arsenate to arsenite, after which the efflux transporter formed by ArsA and ArsB can extrude the arsenite from the cell, providing resistance.) codes for the protein MKATIWHNPKCGTSRKTLAILENLKMIDLTVVEYLKDPPTREKLAQLYTDAGITPAEGLRIRGTDATERGLPDADADTILDAMVADPILIERPLVETEKGVALCRPQDKVLDLL
- a CDS encoding MFS transporter, which codes for MADADPSRDSIHRNESAQTSGAISNGRMALLFTVMLVTAAGNTAMQSVMPSIGTALEVSDVWISLAFSWSALLWVVCAPIWARRSDRRGRKSMMSLGLVGFVASMVICGLVLWAGLAGWLGAFATLILFAAARSLYGGFGSAAPPAVQAYVASRTPRAERTNALSLIASSFGLGTVIGPALAPLMVLPLMGLGLTGPFIGFALLGIVVLVLLHLQLPNDQPQFAARGMATSYSGPSEALSDEELEDEAVTGVVTGEADAEPPRLKWTDPRIRAWIVAQLLGGHAQAMILGITGFLVLDRLSLRDTPAEGAGPVGLVLMAGAIASLLAQWGIIPRFKLGPRSATLAGVLTAALGTAVLAAGAQLHVIALGYAIASLGFGLFRPGTTAGTSLAVTRAEQGQASGVVASLAGFSYIYAPALGVWLYGYSDWGAFALIIALCLAVAAHGWRGLQADEDLTTERR
- the lipB gene encoding lipoyl(octanoyl) transferase LipB: MASIAPDLPRDISAASIEWQRESAPVAYTHALEEMQERNEAIAAGEARELAWLLEHPPVYTAGTSADPAELTDPRFEVVEAGRGGRYTYHGPGQRVGYLMLDLGKRGKDVRCFVHAIEGWVIDTLSDFGVESWRAEGRVGIWCTDIDGREAKIGAIGVRVRRWVTMHGFSVNLDPDLSHFSGIVPCGIDEFGVTSLARLGKSVTANQWDEALIARADGFLGALEAARQKACRK